The Dyadobacter sp. 676 DNA window AAAGCGAATACGAGATAAACGGGCGTTACTTAAGAAAAGCTTAACAATCGATTAACGGAACCCTTAAATACATTGCCGGGAGAAACTTTCCAGGGTTTTCTTCCGATCCCACGCTTATGAAATTCAGGTCTATTTTTCTTTTTATTTGTATAATTCAATTGTCAGGCATCCTTAATAAAATACGGGCCCAGTCGTACGGACTTGGTTTCGAGAGTTTTGAGGCGGTGCAGGACAAGCGCACGGGCCTCGACCTGAGCCCCGAAGGCCCCATTTGCTTCGACGGCGACTTTGAACTCTCGTTTGAACTGTCGTTTCTGAGAAATAAAAAGACCTATTTCGGCTACATAGTCCGCATTATTGGCGACGACCACCAGAATATCGACCTGATTTACGACAACAGTTCCGTCGGGCAGGACCATTTCAAACTCATTATCGGAGAGCAATTCTCACCAACCGCATTCGACTTTCAGGGCGACGACCTGTTTGCAAAGTGGAACCGCATCACCTTGCGTTTCCGGCAACAACAGCAGCAGATTACCGTCGTGTACGGCAACCGCAGCTTTTCGCAGCCAATGAAATATCCGGCAGAAGGGTGCTACAAAATCCTTTTCGGTGCCAACCAATACAAGGAGTTCCGCACGACGGACGTACCGCCTATGAAAATCCGTCATGTGATGCTGCGCGAGAAAGACCGCATTGCCTACAACTGGCCGCTGAACGAGACCGACGGTGTGAATGCCTCGGAAGAAATCCGCCGCAAACCTGCGCTGGCTGCTAATCCTATCTGGATTAAAAAACTGCATTACGAATGGAAGCTTTTGCAGACCGTGACGCTGAAAGGCTATGTGAGGGTGGGTTTCGATGAAAAAAGCAATAACATTTTCGCGGTAGGACAGGACTCGCTCGTGCGGTTCAGCCTCGCTGGAAACCGGCTTGTGACGATGCCCTACCGGACAGGCAAGCAGCCGGTTTATGTCGATAATCAGGTGTTGTTTGATACGGAAAGGAACCGGTTATACAATATTTTTCTGAACGAGAAACAGGTGTCGGAGTTCGATACCGTTACCCGTGCCTGGGATAAAAGTGATATCCGGCCGCAGGCCAAAACCTATTACCTCCACGCCAACAAATTCCTCTCCCCGGCCGATTCATCTATTTATGTGATAGGCGGCTACGGGCATCTGGCTTATAAAAAAGAGGTGCAGCGCTACCATTTGCCGTCGCGGACGTGGCAGCAGGTCCAATCGGAGGACTCGGTGTTTACGCCGCGATACCTGGCCGCGCTGGGCGCTACACACTCGGGCGCGTATGTAATCGGCGGCTACGGAAGTTCTACCGGCCAGCAAATGCTGAACCCGCGCAACTGGTACGACATGCTTTATTTCGACCGGGACCAGCGGAGGTTCAGCAAAATATATGAATTGAAAGTGCCGAAAGAGGATTTTGTTTTTGGTAATTCCATGATTGTCAACGAAAAGGACAGTTCCTATTATGCGCTGATATTCCCGAAACACAAGTTCAGCTCGGAGCTGCAACTGATCAAAGGATCGCTCAACCGGCCGGAGTTCAAGCCCGTGGGATCTAAAATTCCTTACCAATTTATCGATATCGAATCATTTGCCGATCTTTTTTACGATAAGGCAAACGGGCGGTTTGTCGCCGTGACGCTGTATCGCGACGCCAATCAGCAAACCAAGGTGGCTATTTACTCGCTCTACGCGCCCCCATTGGAAACCGTAGCGCCCCAAACGGCTTCGTCGGAAAGTTCGGCCGGACGGAATGTGTGGACGATCGGTGCCCTTTTTGTGGCGGCCTTGCTGGTGTATTGGCTGTACCGGTATATGCCGGGGCAGCTGGATAGGCAGAAGGCAACGAAGGCCCCCATAATGGGGTCCGTTCCAGAACTCGCGCAAATGCGCGATACGGCGCAGTTTCAGCCGTTTGACGACCCGGCAGAGAAGGCCGTGCCGTACAAGAGTTGCATTCTTTTATTCGGGAATTTGCAGTTGTACGATGAGGACGGAAACGAGATCACGAAGCAGTTCAGTCCGTTGGTGAAAGAGCTGTTTCTGGTCATATTGCTTTATTCGATCCGCTGGGACGGTATCAGCTCGGAAAAGTTGAAAGAGCTCCTGTGGTTCGATAAGCCGTCGGAGAGTGCACGGAACAACCGGTCGGTGAATATCGCCAAGTTGAAAGCGATCCTCGATAAAATGAAGTACTGCCAGGTTTCGAAGGAAACGGGCTATTGGCGGATTAAGATCGATTATAGTAAAATAGAGGTCGATTATATGCATTACCTCAATCTGGTGGGCAACCGGAAACTGCTCTCCAAGCAAAGTATCATCGAATTGGCCGGCATTACGAAGCGGGGCAATTTCCTCTCGAATGTAGAATACGAATGGCTCGACAGCTTCAAATCGGAAATCTCGAATGAGATCGTCGATGCTTATCTGCGTTATGCTTCATCCGTCAAAATTGCGGACGATGCGGAATTTCTCGTTCAATTGGCCAATTACGTCTTCTATTTCGATCCGGTCAATGAGGAAGCAATGATCCTCAAATGCAAGGCACTCGCTCATTTGGGCAAGCATTCGCTGGCAAAAACGACTTTCGAAAATTTCGCCCGGGAGTATAACCGCATTTATGGAGAAGATTTCAGGAAGGACATGCCGGAGGTATTGCATTCGTGATCACCTCGGGTTAGCGAGCGGTACCGAGGCTTAACGGCTTTGAAGTATTTTTGTGTGAAGTTATGGTGTTGATTAATAGATCGATAGCATTTATGTACGCTTTTTACTTATGACCGAACCTCTAATAAACCTCTGTCGTGAAATCGCCGGTATGAAAGGCGACGAACTGGCTCTTGTTGAACGGTATCTTAAACCGCTCAGATTGAAGCGGAAGCAATTTCTGATCCGGGAAGGCGAACAATATAACTTCATCGGTTTTGTCAGCAAAGGGGCTATCCGTCATTTCACCTGGCGCGACGGCGTCGAGAAGACCTGTAACGTCAACCTTGAAAACCAGTTCTTCACCGATTTCAGCAGCTTCAACAATGGTATTCCTACGACGAATAATTCGGTGGCGCTGGAAGATTCTGTCGTGGTTACGCTTTCCAAAACAGATCGCGACCTTCTGCTGGCTGAATGTCCGGCGTTCGAACGCTTTGCCCGGATGATTGGTGAGTGGGCCGTGCAACAGGCCGCGGAACGTGCGGCGAGGCTTTCATGGGATCGCCCGGAGGACCGCTACCTGCATTTGCTGGAACATGAACCCGATATGGCAAGGCGCGTTCCGCTGAAATACCTTGCGAGCATACTCGGCGTGAGCGCCGAAAGCCTGAGCCGTATACGAAAACGGCTGACGAGTCCCGTGTTTTCTTGACGATCGTCAAGCATTTGACGGCGGTGTCGGAAATACCTTTGTACCATTGTGCGGGAGTTCGTACGATGCGTATCACTAACTATTCAGCCATTCAAATGAAAAATGAAATGACTCTTCCGTTGGAGAGCCAGGTGCTTTCCGACCGTGAAACCTCGCTGCTGTTGAAAACCTGGGGCCGGAACCACATTTTGGCCAATGTATTGGGGCTGGCCATTTTGCACCCATTCCTGGCGCATTACTTTACCGGTCAGCACGACAAAGCCCTCACGGTCCCGCAGCTGGTTATGCACAACGTCTCCGTCTTGACTTTTATCGTTATGCTGGTCGTACTCCAAAACCGTGCGCTCCAGTCACGTTTTTCCGTCGGCACGTTCAGAGGGTTGGGATACTTCCTGCTGTTTGTACCAGCGGCGTTCTGGCTCGGATACTACACGTTGTACATTCCGTTCGACATTATTTTTATGTACACGACCATCGGCGCAGTTAACGCGGTTCTGGTGGGCCAGCTGCTACCCAAACCCCGGCAGTGGGCCTGGAAATGCATTCTTTTCTTTTTGCTGGCGGGGATAGCCGGCGCGGCTTGTGGCATTGCGGCGTACTTCGCGGGGCTGAAAGACGCGGGAGGCATGGTGAAAGACTACGGCATGTGGTCGCTGATCAGCATCACTGCGGCCCTTACTTATACTTCGCTAACGAAGCGGACGCTACGGCAGCAGCTTTGCGAAACACGTGGTTAAATATCTTATAAAAGCAAAAAACAGAGACCGCCGATTCGGCGGTCTCTGTCTGAACCACCCTTAACCCTTATAAAAATGTAGTCCTATTTAGTTTTGGTTGTATTTTGTGGAGCAGCGCTTTTGCGGGTACCGGACAATATCGTTAGCTCACTTATTTCCCTCCTTAATTCTTCGATTTCTGCCGTCTGATTTTTCAATTCTTTGACAGATTCAATGAGGTGGGGGATCAGGCCTATGTAATTGACAGTTTTAAAGCCCTTTTCATTGGATTGAATCAGTTCGGGGAAGTACTTTTCTATTTCCTGGGCTATTACACCTGTCTGTAATCCATTTCCTCTATCTGCATCAATCCAATGATAGTGATAACCCTGTATTTGACTGATGGCACTAAGGCTGCCTTTGAGAGGAGTGATGTTTTGCTTTAATCGCCTGTCGGAGGCCCAGGCCTGAAGCGCGCCATAAGGTGTCCAAGCCGTTCCTGTGTCATCAACCCAAAACCTCCATGCGCCATTTAAGTAAAAGCCAACCTGCTTGTCAGTTTTCATTCCCATAAAGCCCTCCGGTTTATTTTGCGAGTTGTTCAAATAGAGCCCGGCGGTACTGCCGTCATTTCTTATTCTCATTCGGGAGGCAACATCGAGTATAAATTCCGGCGACACGACCTTGCTGCCGATGCCAATGTTCCCGTTTTTGAGTACTGTCATAGCGTTGCTGCGGTTGTTAATATCGATGCCGTTACCTATTTGAAAAAGTCGGTCAGTAGGACTACCGGTTGGTTGGTCAAATGAATTGTTATAGAGCCCGACGGCCATGCTGTGCGGGGCCTTGGCAATCGTATGAAAGCCTAATGATGTGCTATAATCACCCATTGCGGCCGCCCAGTTGCCTATGGCAAATGAATGATGATTATATGCATAGCAGGTGTTTCCGATGGCGAATGAATATAGTTGTTCTGCACTTGACAGATTTCCTAGTGCCACGGCGCTGTGATTTGAAGCGATCGGGCCATTGCCAATAGCCACTGAGGCATAGCCGCTCGCCTCTGCATCCAGTCCAGCGGCAATTGAAGCCCATCCGATATTTTTATCCTCCCAGCCACCATTGGTTAACCCTACACGAAACGCGGCTTTTTTGGGATGCCAGATAAGTCGTGCACCGTTACCAACCGTGGAAAGATCTGCGCTTTGTTGCATTTCATCTTTTTGCAGGATGGGGAAGTTCGTCCGCAATTTACCGGATTCATTTGCATAAAGTGAATATGGAACACTCAGAAGTTGGGTCATCCCAATGAAATGGAATTTGCCGTTGTTTTCATTATCAATTTCTGCTTTGAGAAAGAAAATATCATACGGCCATTCCACTTGAGAGAGATCGCCACCGCCGGCTCCGACGGTTATAGTGAACATCCCATTTGAATCGGTTTTAGCAGATTGAGTTTCTTCAAAAACGACAGGGCCGAGTACCTGACTTTTTATGATACTGATTCTGACCGTAATGGAGGCATTCTGAACGGGCTGAGCCATATCGTCGACGGCTACTCCTTGAAAGGTGAATTTATAAGGTGCCTGGGCGAGCACTGTTTGAAAGGTTAAAGCCAGGCATACGAGGAAAAGCAGGAGAATTCTTGATTTCATAGGTAAACTTGGTTAGCGATTAACGTAAAAACTGTCCGGAAAATCGCCGAACGTATGGAGCTAATGCAAAAGCGTTTAGTGGCAGGTAATGATGGCATTTTAAAAGGTCAAACAAAACAGAGGCCGCCAAACCAGCGGCCCCTGTATAAACCCAAGTTAACCCTCAGTGAAAAATAAGTTTCGTCGTTTTGCTGCCGACCGGCGTGTCAATTTGCAGCAGGAATGAACCGGTGTGTGGCAATGTGATGGTATGATCTGTTCCCGGAGCCGCAAACTGGCCGAGCTTCCGACCGAGTTGGTCGAACAGCAGGAGCGTTTTCGTCCGTTCCGGCATTTGTACCCGGACCTTGTTTTCCCGTGACGGATTTGGATACACGTAGAACCTGTCGAGGCTTTCTTTTTCGGGAATAACCCGGACAATTCTGCTGTACGTGTACGAATCGTCCGCATCGACCTGCCTTAGCCGGTAGTAACTGGTGGTTTTAAAGTCCTGGTCTACGTACTGGTAGGTTTTCTCCGTCCTGGAATTAACCGCCCCATCGACCCAGCCCAGCAATTCCCAGTTTTTACCATCCAGCGACTTCTGTACCTCGAAACCCACGTTGTTCGTTTCTTCGGCCGTTTTCCAGCGCAATTCGGCATAGCCTGCAGCGTTCACTTTTCCCTCGAAACTGATAAGCTTCACCGGCAAAACGGATAAATCTGAAAATGTGTTGAGACTGCCCAATACCCAATTGACGCTCACGCCACCGGCCGATCCCGAGCCACTGGCGGCGTAAAGTGCCCCGGGTGAAATTTGCTGTGCCTGCGTATGATATGCGCATAATGTAAGAACGATGAAAACGGATAGTTTCTTCATTTGCCTGTCTGGTTTGAAAATCTTTCCTGACCCGCCAGCAACTCTTTTACGCTGGCTTCCAGTGTACTAAGTTTTTTATTCATCTCCCGAACCGAGGCCAGTTCCTTTTTCAGATCCGCGATTTCCTCGGTCTTTTTGTCGAGTTCCTTGATGGCCTCTATCAGGTGGGGGATGAGGCCGATGTAGTTGACGGCTTTGTAGCCGTCTTTGGCTGTTACCACCAGTTCTGGAAAGTATTTTTCAGTTTCTTGAGCTATGAGGCCGGTTTGCTTCCTTTGATCTTGCTTAGCGTCAATCCAATAATAATAATAGCCAGTCAAACCCTTCAATTTAGAAATACTTTCAGTAACGGCAACGGTATTTTTCTTCAGACGTTGGTCGGAGACTTGGAGCACTCCGCCAGGAGTAATTACCTGCCCCTGGTCATTTGCCCACATTCGCCAGGCCCCATTCAAATAAAATCCAACTTGGTTGTCTGTTTTCATTCCGACGAATCCTTGAAAACCGAATTGCCGAGGTGCCTGTGCTATGGCACCCTGCCCCAAAGTAGTCAAAACGCCTATTATTATAGAAACGAATGTTATGCGCCCTGCTTCGAATGAACCGCGAGTGTTT harbors:
- a CDS encoding Crp/Fnr family transcriptional regulator, with translation MTEPLINLCREIAGMKGDELALVERYLKPLRLKRKQFLIREGEQYNFIGFVSKGAIRHFTWRDGVEKTCNVNLENQFFTDFSSFNNGIPTTNNSVALEDSVVVTLSKTDRDLLLAECPAFERFARMIGEWAVQQAAERAARLSWDRPEDRYLHLLEHEPDMARRVPLKYLASILGVSAESLSRIRKRLTSPVFS
- a CDS encoding T9SS type A sorting domain-containing protein gives rise to the protein MKKLSVFIVLTLCAYHTQAQQISPGALYAASGSGSAGGVSVNWVLGSLNTFSDLSVLPVKLISFEGKVNAAGYAELRWKTAEETNNVGFEVQKSLDGKNWELLGWVDGAVNSRTEKTYQYVDQDFKTTSYYRLRQVDADDSYTYSRIVRVIPEKESLDRFYVYPNPSRENKVRVQMPERTKTLLLFDQLGRKLGQFAAPGTDHTITLPHTGSFLLQIDTPVGSKTTKLIFH
- a CDS encoding tail fiber domain-containing protein, yielding MKNLLILFSRQIWSENFSSLFKRINTRGSFEAGRITFVSIIIGVLTTLGQGAIAQAPRQFGFQGFVGMKTDNQVGFYLNGAWRMWANDQGQVITPGGVLQVSDQRLKKNTVAVTESISKLKGLTGYYYYWIDAKQDQRKQTGLIAQETEKYFPELVVTAKDGYKAVNYIGLIPHLIEAIKELDKKTEEIADLKKELASVREMNKKLSTLEASVKELLAGQERFSNQTGK
- a CDS encoding tail fiber domain-containing protein, with translation MKSRILLLFLVCLALTFQTVLAQAPYKFTFQGVAVDDMAQPVQNASITVRISIIKSQVLGPVVFEETQSAKTDSNGMFTITVGAGGGDLSQVEWPYDIFFLKAEIDNENNGKFHFIGMTQLLSVPYSLYANESGKLRTNFPILQKDEMQQSADLSTVGNGARLIWHPKKAAFRVGLTNGGWEDKNIGWASIAAGLDAEASGYASVAIGNGPIASNHSAVALGNLSSAEQLYSFAIGNTCYAYNHHSFAIGNWAAAMGDYSTSLGFHTIAKAPHSMAVGLYNNSFDQPTGSPTDRLFQIGNGIDINNRSNAMTVLKNGNIGIGSKVVSPEFILDVASRMRIRNDGSTAGLYLNNSQNKPEGFMGMKTDKQVGFYLNGAWRFWVDDTGTAWTPYGALQAWASDRRLKQNITPLKGSLSAISQIQGYHYHWIDADRGNGLQTGVIAQEIEKYFPELIQSNEKGFKTVNYIGLIPHLIESVKELKNQTAEIEELRREISELTILSGTRKSAAPQNTTKTK
- a CDS encoding galactose oxidase, whose translation is MSGILNKIRAQSYGLGFESFEAVQDKRTGLDLSPEGPICFDGDFELSFELSFLRNKKTYFGYIVRIIGDDHQNIDLIYDNSSVGQDHFKLIIGEQFSPTAFDFQGDDLFAKWNRITLRFRQQQQQITVVYGNRSFSQPMKYPAEGCYKILFGANQYKEFRTTDVPPMKIRHVMLREKDRIAYNWPLNETDGVNASEEIRRKPALAANPIWIKKLHYEWKLLQTVTLKGYVRVGFDEKSNNIFAVGQDSLVRFSLAGNRLVTMPYRTGKQPVYVDNQVLFDTERNRLYNIFLNEKQVSEFDTVTRAWDKSDIRPQAKTYYLHANKFLSPADSSIYVIGGYGHLAYKKEVQRYHLPSRTWQQVQSEDSVFTPRYLAALGATHSGAYVIGGYGSSTGQQMLNPRNWYDMLYFDRDQRRFSKIYELKVPKEDFVFGNSMIVNEKDSSYYALIFPKHKFSSELQLIKGSLNRPEFKPVGSKIPYQFIDIESFADLFYDKANGRFVAVTLYRDANQQTKVAIYSLYAPPLETVAPQTASSESSAGRNVWTIGALFVAALLVYWLYRYMPGQLDRQKATKAPIMGSVPELAQMRDTAQFQPFDDPAEKAVPYKSCILLFGNLQLYDEDGNEITKQFSPLVKELFLVILLYSIRWDGISSEKLKELLWFDKPSESARNNRSVNIAKLKAILDKMKYCQVSKETGYWRIKIDYSKIEVDYMHYLNLVGNRKLLSKQSIIELAGITKRGNFLSNVEYEWLDSFKSEISNEIVDAYLRYASSVKIADDAEFLVQLANYVFYFDPVNEEAMILKCKALAHLGKHSLAKTTFENFAREYNRIYGEDFRKDMPEVLHS